A region of Sugiyamaella lignohabitans strain CBS 10342 chromosome A, complete sequence DNA encodes the following proteins:
- the RPN13 gene encoding proteasome regulatory particle lid subunit RPN13 (Subunit of the 19S regulatory particle of the 26S proteasome lid; acts as a ubiquitin receptor for the proteasome; null mutants accumulate ubiquitinated Gcn4p and display decreased 26S proteasome stability; protein abundance increases in response to DNA replication stress; GO_component: GO:0005737 - cytoplasm [Evidence IEA,IEA,IEA]; GO_component: GO:0005634 - nucleus [Evidence IEA,IEA,IEA]; GO_component: GO:0000502 - proteasome complex [Evidence IEA]; GO_component: GO:0008541 - proteasome regulatory particle, lid subcomplex [Evidence IDA] [PMID 11029046]; GO_component: GO:0034515 - proteasome storage granule [Evidence IDA] [PMID 18504300]; GO_function: GO:0043130 - ubiquitin binding [Evidence IDA] [PMID 18497817]; GO_process: GO:0006511 - ubiquitin-dependent protein catabolic process [Evidence IMP] [PMID 11029046]; GO_process: GO:0006511 - ubiquitin-dependent protein catabolic process [Evidence IMP] [PMID 17499717]), which yields MSEPILSFKAGRVELNEAAKKATPIKGQGLIKVLKNPDDPMLYSFIWEPRGSYKSTPGAEASRDELLLFPGDAQWIHLEQCKTGRVFALRFRSSSENFVFWMQSPVEPGQDVNALTEQDKKIMDEFHKLLDKEILDDEDIAENETEDAAPAAPNPPAANEDIELPDADSH from the coding sequence ATGTCAGAGCCTATTCTGTCGTTCAAAGCTGGACGGGTTGAGCTCAATGAAGCAGCCAAGAAAGCCACCCCAATAAAGGGTCAGGGTCTTATTAAAGTGTTAAAGAATCCTGATGACCCCATGCTGTACTCCTTTATTTGGGAGCCCAGAGGATCTTACAAATCCACACCAGGTGCAGAAGCGTCGAGAGATGAGCTACTACTTTTCCCAGGCGATGCTCAATGGATCCATCTAGAACAGTGTAAAACTGGAAGAGTGTTTGCGTTAAGATTCCGTAGTTCAAGTGAGAATTTTGTGTTCTGGATGCAATCGCCAGTGGAGCCAGGACAAGATGTTAATGCATTGACTGAACAAGATAAGAAAATCATGGATGAATTTCACAAGCTACTAGACAAAGAAATCttggacgatgaagatattgctgaaaatgaaaCCGAAGATGCAGCTCCAGCGGCCCCAAATCCACCAGCTGCCAACGAAGATATTGAGCTGCCAGATGCTGATTCTCATTAG